Genomic segment of Acidobacteriota bacterium:
TGCTGGGTCAGCATTGTATGCAAAGAACTTTCATTTGACAGCAGACACGGCAAAGGAAGGTAGAGTTCGTGAAAATATCTGGCCGGGGCAATGGGCGCGGCGCGCAAATGACAAGGTATTCCCGTCCCAGGCAAGCAAACCCAGCTTTGCACCAGCGGCGCTTGAGGCTAAACTGCGCACGAACAAATTTCTGGCACATCCCAAGAGGTTATCCATGAAAAGATTGATTCTGAGCGCGAGCATCTTTGGCGTAGTGTTGGCGATCGGCTGGCCCGTTTTGCACAGCCGGGCACAACAGAAACCCGTCCCCAAAGTGCAAGAGGTAATGAACACCACGGCGGTGCTGGTTGACATCGTCGTGAAAGACCGCCGGGGCCGCGTCGTCAAAGACCTCAGCGCCGATGACTTTGAAGTTCTCGAAGATGGCGTCAAGCAAACCGTGGACGGCTTTGAACGCATTTCGCGCGAATCCGGCCTAGTCGCCGAAGCCAAAGAAAAAGCCGCCCCCAAACCGGCCAACACTACGCCGGTCACGGTGCGTGATCCGAATGACAAGCAAATGGGGGCGACGGCCATGGCGCTGGTCTTTGACCGCCTCTCGCCAGATGCGCGCAATCGCGCCCGGCAAGCCGCGTTGTCTTACGTCGGCAGTGTCAAAGAGCTTTCCGCTTATACCGGCGTTTACTCGGTCAACCTTTCGCTGTCGGCGATTCAGAGCTTCACGCGCGATCCGCAATTGGTGAAACTGGGTATCGAAAAGGCCGGTGTGCGCGCCTCAGCGTCATTCACGGGCGGTTCGGCGGGCAACGCGCAAGCGTCGCTCAATAAGGAAGCGCAAGCGCTCAACGCCGCAACCAGTGCGGCAAACGCAGCCAGTGCCGCGGGCGCAGCCGGTGGCGCGGGCGCGGGCGCAGCCGGCAGTGCGGCGGGGGCCGCTGGTGTAGACGCGCAGTTCATCGAAATGAATCGCCGCATGACGGAAACTTACGAAGCGCTCGAACGCAATCAACAAGGGTTCGCCACGGTCAACAGCTTGATGGCCTTGGTGAATTCGATGGCGACGATGCCCGGACGCAAAGCTGTCGTCTATTTTTCGGAAGGCATCGCCATTCCGCCTGACGTAGCGCAACAGTTTCGCTCGGTCGTCAACGCCGCCAATCGGGCGAACGTGGCGATTTATGCCGTAGACGCCGCCGGCTTGCGCACCGAAAGCACGCTGTCACAAACGCGCGACACGGTGAACGCCATTTCCGCGCGCCGCCAGGGCCAACTTGCCAGCAGCGGCCCCATCGTCGGCGACGCCCTGACCAAACAGCTCGAACGCAACGAAGACCAATTGCGCGGCGATCCGCAAAGCGGCCTGATGGCGCTGTCGCAGGAAACCGGTGGAACCTTCATCGGCAACGGCAACGACATCGGCGAAAAACTCAAAGAGGTAGACGAGGACATGAACACCTATTACTTGGTGAGTTACACGCCGAGCAATGGCAATTTCGACGGCAAGTTCCGCAAGATCGAAGTCAAACTCAAACGCGGCGGCCTGACGGTGCAGGCGCGCAACGGTTATTACGCGGTGAATACGCCGGGCTATGTGCCGGTGCTTTACTACGAAACACCCGCGCTGGCAATTTTGGCGAAGCCCAATCCGCCCATCACGTTTCCCGTCCTAACGCTGGGCACGAATTTCCCCGAAGCGACGCGCCCCTTGCGCTCGGTCGTCGAAGTGCAAGCGCCCGCGAGTGCTTTCACGTTCGTGCAGGATCATGACAAGAAAACCTTTCAGACTGATTTTTCCATTGTCGTGCTGATTCGTGACCGCGAGCGGCAAGTCGTCGGCAAGCTCAGCCGCCAATACGTCCTGCGCGGGCCGCTCGACAAACTGGAGAGCGTCAAGGGCAGCGCGATTCGCTTTTATAAAGAAACCGAATTGCCGCCGGGCCGCTACGAACTCGAAGCCATCGCTTACGATGCGCCGTCTGAAAAAGCCTCAGTGCGCATCGGCAGTCTGGATGTCGCCGACCCCACCGAAACCAAACTGCGCATGAGTTCGGTGGCGATCATTCAACGCATCGCCACCACGCAGGAAAAAACCGAGAATCCCTTTCAGGTCGGCGAATCCCTGCTCATCCCCAGTCTGACGGGCATCACCCACAAAGCCCTGAAGCAAATGCTGTTTTATTTCGTCGTTTACCCGGCCAGGGGCGCCAAAGCGCCGGCAGAGTTCAGGCTGCAAATCACGCAAAACGGCAAGTCCTTCGCCGACCTGCCGCTCAAACTCGCCGCGCCCGACGACAAAGGCCGCAGCGCTTTTGCCAGCGGCATTCCGATTGAGAGCCTGAGTCCGGGCGGTTACGCCTTGCGCATCACGGTCAAGGACGAACAAACCACTCTCACACGCTCGACGCCTTTCATGATCGAACCTTGAGCAAGCACCAGAGACCCGCCCACGAAGACACACGAAGAAGACACGAAGAAAGAAACTTCTCTTCGTGTCTTCTTCGTGTGTCTTCGTGGGCGATCTTTTCCGTTTGCTGTTTCAACCTCACCGCCTTGGCCCAAACTGCGCCACGCGAAGCCGCCGATGCAAGCTGGAACCGGCGCGTCGCGGGCGCGGGTGATTATCAAATTGTGTTGGAAGTCTCAGGCCGCATCGAAATCTCGCGCGCCTTTCAGCCGCCCAATCCGCTCGACCTCACAGACATTTGCCGCGCCAAACAAACTGCCGAACAGCGCGCGTTTCTATCCGCCGACGGCTATTTGTCGGCGCTTGAAAAATCCGCCGATGCCAATCGCCGTCAAATCGAAATCGCGCGTCTGCACATCGAACTCGGCCAAATCTGGTCGTATCGCGGCGACATGACCCAAGCCATCGCGCACTTCGAAGCCGCGCGCGCAGCCCTGCAAAAAGGCCTGCTCGATCAACCCGCTTACGCCGAAGACCTGGTGCATCTCGATGAAATTCTCGGCATCACGTATTTGCGCAAAGGCGAGCTCGACAATTGCGTGCATCAGCATCGCGCCGAAAATTGCATCTTCCCCTTGAGCCGCGCTGCTGAACACAAACTCACCGCAGGCTCATCAGCCGCCATCAATTGTTTCAAACGCCATCTCGCGCGCAATCCCGACAACCTCGAAGTCCGCTGGTTGTTGAATCTGGCCTATATGACGCTGGGGCAACATCGAATCAGCGCAAAGGGCGGCCTCGCGCCTGAATGGTTGATTCCCGTCACGCCGTCAAAAGACCCGTTGCCGCGCTTCCCCGACGTAGCCGCGCAACTTGGCATTGACCGCGTGAGTGGCGCGGGCGGAGCGATTCTTGACGATTTCGATAACGACGGATTCCTCGACGTTATCATCTCAAGCGTAGACGCCTGCGAATCCATGCGCTTCTTTCATAACAACGGCGACGGCACGTTCAGCGACCAAACCGAGAAGGCCGGACTCAGCGGACAACTCGGCGGCATCAATTGCGTGCAGACCGATTACAACAACGACGGCTGGCTGGATGTCTTCGTCATGCGCGGCGGGTGGGAGTTCCCGATGCGCAATTCGCTGCTGCGCAATAACGGCGACGGCACTTTCAGCGATGTGACCGGGACGAGCGGCCTGTTAAGCGGCGCACATCGCACCCACTCGGCGACTTGGGCTGATTACGACAACGACGGCTGGCTCGACGTTTTCATCGGCCACGAAGAAACGCCCAGCCAACTCTTCCGCAATCGCGGCGACGGCACGTTTGAAGATGTTTCGGCGCGCGCAGGCGTGAACCGCACTGCGTTCACCAAAGGCGCGGCGTGGGGCGATTACGACAACGACGGCTGGCCTGATTTGTACGTCTCGAATTACGGCGGCGCGAACTTTCTCTATCACAACGATGGCAAGGGTACATTCACCGAAGTGGCAAACAAGCTGAACGTCACGCAACCGCTGATGAGTTTTCCGGTGTGGTGGTTCGATTATGACAACGACGGCTGGCAGGATTTATTCGTCGCCAGTTTCGTGCCCTCTGTGACCGAAGTCGCGCGCGGCTTTCTGGGCTTGCCCGCGCAAGCTGAAACGATGCGGCTTTATCGCAACGATACCAAAGGCGGCTTTCAGGATGTGACAACCGCCGTCGGACTCAATCGCGTCGTGCCGACGATGGGCGCGAACTTCGGCGATTTCGACAACGACGGCTGGCTCGATGTTTACCTCGGCACCGGAGCGCCTTCTTACACGGCGCTGATGCCCAACTTCGCCTTTCGCAACCACGCGGGCAAAAGCTTCGTTGACGTGACCGCTGCGACCGGAACCGGCCACCTGCAAAAAGGTCACGGCGTAGCTTTCGGCGACATTGATAACGACGGCGATCAGGATTTTTTTGTGAATGTGGGCGGTTTCATTCCGGGCGATAAATACAACAAGGCGTTGTTTGCGAACCCGACGGCAAAGAGCCATTGGCTTTCGCTCAAGCTGACGGGCGTGAAAAGCAATCGCGCCGCCCTTGGCGCGCGCATCAAGCTGACAGCGGCTGACGCGACAGGCAAGATTTTCACGGTTTATCGCACGGTCTCGAGCGGTGGCTCGTTCGGCGCGTCTTCGCTCACGCAGAACATCGGCTTTGGAGCCTTCAACAAAATTGAGAGTTTGGAAATCGAATGGCCTACGAGCAAGACGCGGCAGGTCTTTCGCAACGTCGCGGCGAATCAGTTTCTGGCAGTGAAAGAGTTGGCCGATAAATTCGAGCCGCGCGCCGCGCGCATTTTCCCTCTAACCCAGCCAGGCAAACCAAAGAAGAAACGGCGCTGAATCACGGTTTCAGTTTTTCAGGCTCGCGTTCGTCAATCGCCGAATCACTTTGCTCCGCCGCCTTGTTCAAGCGTGCAAAGGTTTCGCGCGCGCGGTCGGCGTCGGCGCGGCGATTGACTTTGGTGTAAGCGCGCGCCAGCGAGTAATAGACGCGGGCTTCGTTCGGGGCCAGGCGTTGCGCCATTTCGAGTTCCTGAACGGCGCGCGGCGCGTCACCGGTTTCGAGCGCCAAGCGGCCTAACAAGTAATGTCCCAGCGGCAAGCGCGCATTCAGCTTGATGGCTTCTTCGGCCAGCGGAATACCGGCTGCCGGATTTTTGTCCTGCAATTTGAGATAGGCGATTTGCAGCCGCGCCAGTGCATGCGTGGGCGAGTTGGCGATTTCGCGCTCGAAGGCCGCAAGCGCCCCGTCGTTGTCGCGCACGTCAATCAGAAAGCGGCCATAAGCGTATTGCACATTCGCGGCTTTGGGATAATCGGCGACGAGCCGGTCGTATTCGATGCGGGCGTCGGCGGCGTTGAGTTGCGCGAACAATGATTGCGCCAGGCCCGCGCGGCGAATCATTTCGCGGTCGCGCGCGCTCACTTCGATTTGCTTGGGCAAAGCAGCCATCCGCAACACCGCCAAGCCCATTCCCAAAAGCAAATCCTGGCTGTTGAGTCCTTCGCGGTTGAGCACGGTGAAGAGGCGTTGCGCCGTCTCGAAATCGCCGCGCAAAAGTTGCAGCGTCGCTTCGTGATAGCGCGCCACGCGCAACAGATCGGGATTGCTGTCGAGGCCGAGTTGCTTGCTTTGTTGCAGGTGGATGAACGCTTCGTCGTATTGCGCCAGGCGATATTCACACAAGCCGAGCAAGGCCAGCGGCGCGCCCGCTTTGGGACGCAGCGCGGCGACTCGTTTGAAGGCGGGGGCGGCTTCGGCGTAACGGTCGCGCTCATACAGCAACGTCGCCAGATACCACCAGCCCTCGTCCCAGCGCGGGCGCTGTGCGACACCCTGCTGATAAAGCGTGATGGCTTCGTCGAGATTGCCCGCTTCGCGCGCGGCGTCGGCTTGCGCGGCTACTTGTGGGGCAGCGGACGAAGCGGCTTCAGTTTTTGGGGCAGCAGGTTTAGGCGTGGTTTTGCGTTGCGCGACAGCGGCGACGTTGAGCGCCAGCAACAAGCAGGCGGCGAATTTGAGATAGCTCTTCATACGATTCTATTTGGCGATTCGGTAATGATGAAAATGCAAGGCTATAGTTTTGCAGCCGCGTAGCGGCGACCTGAGTTTAGCCCGGCGTTTCAATGCCGGGAAGCGCCGCGCAAAGTATCGCGCGTCGCGTAGCGACGGTTGAAATTGCAGCCCTTTTCGCAACGTTTCAAGCGTCGCTACGCGACGCGGAACTGTTCCGTCCAGCCACCGTGGTTTGAAAACCACGGCTAAATTCAACTGTCGCTACGCGACAAAAACAGATTCGCCTTATTTTTTATCACTACCGGCGATTCTATTCGGCGATTCTATTTTGGATAAGGCTCGCCCGCGCGCGCGATGCGAATGCGATGATCGGTAAATTTGAAATGCGCGCCGGTCAATTCGACTTTGGGCATATGGCAACTCACGCAATCGCGCTGGCCGGTTTTGCAGACGCGCACAGATTCGACAGGCAAAGCTGCGTCAGCCGTTTTCGCCCTTGTTGATTGATGGCAAGCGAGACATTTCGCGTCATAGAACGCCGGTTCAGGCGTCAGGTTGCCATGCGGGTCGTGACACGCCGTGCAGCCAATGCGTTTGTCAGCCGAATAACAGCGGCTGTTAAAAATGCGGTAGGGCTGAAAGCGCACGTTGTTTTTGCCCGCATGGTTCGGCATTTCGATGACATCGTCCACGCTGCGATGACATGAGCCGCAAACCGTTTGCGAAAGGTCGTCGCCATCGAGCGCGTTCAACTGTTTGAGCCAGCGTTTCGCCGGTTGGCCTGACTGGGCGGCGGCGACGTGCTGTTCACCAGCGCCGTGGCACGATTCGCAACTGACGCCGAGCTGGTGATTGAGTTGAATGACGGGCGGCTGGTTGGGTGCCGCGCCCGGCTCGATTTTCGCATTCGTCGTATGGCAGCCGAAACAACTGCGCGCCTCATCGAGGCTCATCGCGCGCCCGCCGGCTTCGCTGAGCGAGGCGGGCGGATCGGGCGTGTGGCCGAGCGTGATGTCGAGTGCGTTGGTGTCCAGATAAAAACTCACGCGGCTTTCATACAGCACGCCGCCGTATTCATAAACGTAAGTCTGACCGGAAAAACCCTGTCCAAAAGCGTACAGCAACGGCGCGGTGATGGTTTGCAGGCCGTTGGTAACTTCGTAAACGCTGCGGTTGCCGTCACGCGTCAGGCGATAAGCAAACTTGCCCTGTTGAAATTTCAGCAGCGGATGCGCGCGCAAAACCTGGCAATCAGCCGCGCTCACCAGCGCCCGCGACATGACGGTTTGTTGTTGTTTGGCCGCGATGCTGCGGTGGCATTCGGCGCAAGCCTGCGGGCCGACGAAGCGCGGCTTGGTTTGCGTCACAGCTTGGGCGGAAGGGCGCGCGGAAAAAAAGGCCAGGGCCAGCGCCAAAGCCAGCACCAAGCCCAACAAGCCGAGTTGTGGCCATTTTTTCAGGGGCGTGTTCATCGTTGCGGCTTTTCCTTGACGGGCGCGTTGGTCAGCTTGTCGGCGCTGGGCTGGCGTTGTTGTTCTTCGTCAGTGAGCTTGTCAATGATGGCGCGCAGGCGGTTGGCGTCGGCGGTGCGTTTCTGTTTGAGATAAAGCCGCGCGAGCAAAACGTAGGCTTGCCGAAAATCGGACTTGAGCGCCACGGCGCGTTCGAGCAGGGAGACGGCTTCGGCGGTGCGTCCGCGCGCCTGTTGCAATTGGGCCAGTTGAAACAGCGCGGCGATGTCGTCCGGGTGTAATTCAAGCGCGCGTTTGAGCAACGGCTCGGCTTCATCAAGGTTGCCGTCTTCGCGCAGCAGCCAGCCCAGACGAATGTTCGCGGTGAAATCACGCGCGTTGTTGGCGAGTTCGCTGCGAAATTCCTGCATCGCCAAATCGCGGTTGCCGGTGACCAGATAAGACACGCCGAGTTGCGTGTGTAGCGTCGGCAGCTTGGGGTTGTGCTTGACCGCCTGCTTGAACTCTTCGAGGGCGGCGGCGTGGTTGCGCGTCGCGGCGTTGAAAGCGCCGAGAATCAAGTGGCCTTCGGCGGCGGGCAAGTACTGAAAGACCTTGTCAATCAGGGCGCGGCCTTCGGCGAGGCGTTCGCTTTGCAAATAAGCCGTCCCCAACACATAAGCGACGGCGATGTTGTCGGGTTGGGCTTGATAGACGGCGGCGAGTTCCCGGCTGGCTTCGGCGAGTTTGTCACGTTGGAAATAGCAGAGGCCGAGCAATTGGCGCGCCTGCCAGTTCTCAGGTTGCGCGGCGGCGACTTGTGCGAACTCTTTTTGCGCGGCGTCAATTTCCTGCGTCTCGAAATAGGCGATGCCCAGATTGTAACGCACGGCTTGTTCGGACGGTTCGAGCAGCAGCGCGGCTTGATAGTGTTTGATGGCTTCGTCATAACGCCCCAGTTTGGCATAGACGACCCCTAGGTTAGAAAGCGCATCCATGCGGCGCGGGATCAGTTTGAGCGCGGCTTCGTAGGCCTGGCGCGCCGTTTCCAGTTCGCCTTGCTGTTGCGCCGCGACGCCCCGGTCAAAGTACGCTTCAGACTGGCGCACCGTCTCGCGGTCTTGCGCGGGCGCGAAGCCCAACAGCATGGATAAAGCTAGTGTGACGAACATAAGCAGTGAATTGAAAACCATGAAGGTACCGCCAGTATAACATCTACGCCAGCCACCGTCTCACCTCACCCAGACAAAGACGCGGCCCAATGAAAAAGGTGCGAGGAAACGCATTTGTTTCCTCGCACCTGATAAGTGCCGGATTGCTCCGAGCCAGATCTAGAAGGTGAACTTCAACGCCAATTCGACGACGCGTTGGCCGCGCTTGGTCAGAATCTTGCCGAAGTTATTCTTGGTGGCATCCGTGAAAGTAAACGGTTTGGTCGGATCGCAAATACCGCTGACCGTGCCGCCGACGCCGTTCGGAATCGTGTCTTTGTAATCATTCACCACCGTGCCATTCGGCAACACCAACACAGGGACGGTCGGCGTGCGCGTACACTTGGTTTCCAACGTCAGGTAAATATCACTGTCGTTGTTATTGCTCGTGCTAATGCGCTTCGGATAAGCCTGATTGAAGATGTTGAAGAAGCCCGTGCGGAATTGCAGATTTTTCTTCTCAGAAATCTTGAAGTTCTTGAAGAAGCTGACATCCCAATTCGCCGTGGCCGGCGTGCGATGATAGAAAGGCGGCACCAATGATCCCGATTGTCCGAAACCCGGAATCGTAATGCTCGCCAGGTCGAAGACCTTATCGCCCACCTTGTCACCGCTGCGCGCGGGGTTGGCCGTGTAAATCGGGGCAATCGAACCTGCGCCATTGCCGTCATTCGGAAAAGCATTCGTACCGAAAGAAGCAATCGCCAGGCCGTCGCCTGTGATGTCGCCGGTAAAGCGCAACCGCAACGGCGTGCCACTCGCAAAGGTCGTGATGCCCGACAATTGCCAGCCATTCAAGACGCCTTTGGCAAAGGCGTTGTTGACCGGCGACAAGTTGGGGATGTTGTAGTTGTAGGACAGATTGAACACGTGCGTGCGGTCGAAATTCAAAACACCATACGAACGCCCGCGCGCATCAATCGGGTCCAAATCGGCAAATTCGCCTGTCGTCAGACCCAACACTTTCGAGAAAGTGTAAGTGCCAAAGAATTGCAGATTCTTGCCAGTCTGACGGCTCAACGTCACTTGCAACGAGTGATAGTTCGACGTGGCGTTATATTCGTTGTAACGCACGTTGCCCAGATCAGAGAATGGGCGGAACTTGTTGATCGCGGCTGCATCCAACGCGGCTCGATTCAACGGATTCGCCAAGTTGGACGAAACCGTGGAAGTTACGATTTCGCAATTGCCGCGCCGTGTCACCACGCCGTTCGCGTCAACCGCACCCGGATCGCAACCGGGATTGCGCAAGGTCGTAATTTCGACGGGTTTGTCACCCGGCACCGTGCCTTTTAATAACGCTCCAACCGGAACGAAATTGATTTGGCGGCGGCTGGGCAAGTGACGCCCAAAGGTGCCAACATAAGACGTTTCCAGCACTGCCGAAAGCGGCAACCGCGTCGCAATGCTCAAGCTGGTCGTGTAAGTTTGCGGGATACGATTGGACTCAAGGTTGGGCGAAATGATTTGTCCGCCGCCCTTCGCCAGTTTCAACGGATCAACCGGGATTAGTTTGCCATCAACGTTGACGATGCCCATATTGCTGATGGTCAAGCCACCCAAATCATTGAAGTTCTTGGTCGTGCCCGGAATGGTGTCAAACAGGCCAATCGAAGCGCCGACGTTGCCGTTCGGCGCTGAACGCAAGGACGGATCGTATTGGAAGTTGCCTTGTACGCGATTGTAGAAAACGCCTGCGCCACCGCGTACCACCAGGCGCTGGTTTTTCTTCACGTCCCACGCAAAGTTCAAACGCGGGCCCCACAGAACCGGCTGGGCATCAATCGCGCCTTTTGGAATTTGTCCGCGGGCTGCCGACAGCAAACCATTCGGACTAAAGGGATCGCCGTTGACGTAATAACCCGCGCCGGGTTTGTAAGCCTGCGGGCTGAACAATACGTCAAAGCCTTTGCGCTCTTTGTTGACGGTCATATGCGCCGCACGCAAGCCGAATTCGAGCGTGAAGTTGGGCCGCAGCTTCCACGAATCCTGCGCAAAGAATTCGTAGTTGTAGAAGCGATAGTTACCAATCGGCGGCTGCGTGCCGTGCGAAACGCCCGTCAATTGACCGACCAGCAAATCGCCCCAGTCATTGCCCGTGCCGTTCGGGTTCCAGTTGTTGAATTCGAGCTGGCCCTGCGAATCGGGGTCGCCCTGGAAGTTCTGGCGCTTGTTGCCCTGCTCAATCAACGCGCCGAATTTCATCGTGTGCGTGCCTTTCACTTTCGACAGGTTGTCGTTCAGCGAAAAGCTGTCATTGTAAGCAAAGATCGGGTTGGTGCCCGGCGACCACAGTTGACCTTGCGCCCAGCTAATCAAAGACAACGGCGCATACTGGCTTTGGCGGCCAAAGCGCGTGTTGTCGAAAGGCAAGCGGATGTTTTCGATACCCAGCGTTTTCAGCGAAACCTTCTCAGGGTCAACGTAGTTGTTGTCGAGTTTCAGTTTGCTGCCGCTGAACACGATTTCATTGGTCATCGTCGGGTTGATGATTCTGGTCATGCCGACTGCCGCCGAACGCCCTAAATTCGTGGACAAGTTGTGAGTCGGCAATTCAAAGGTCGAAGGCCCCCACCAAATGCCGTAAGGCCCATCGGCAAACTCGCGCTCGCGCGTGATGCGCACGTAAAGATTCGTTTTGTCTGAAACCCGGTAATCGAATTTCATCTTCAAATCTTTGCGGTTTTGGAAAGAAATCGGAACTGCTACGTAGTTGTTGCTCGCACTGTTCAGATTGGGCAGTGGATAAAGGTTTAAGAGCACCTTTCCGATCGGATTGATGTAGGGAGCCAAGTTGCCGCCGGGTGCCACCTGGCCGGCATTGGCGTAACCGCCAGGAATTTTAACCCCGGAGTTCGCCCCGAAATTCCCGGTGCGTTGCGCGGCGGTCGGCACGTTGGAAAGCTTGGGTTGCGCCGAAAAATCCTGCTTCTGGTATTCAAACCCAACGAAGAAAAAGAGTTTGTTACGATCTTTGTTGATCTTGGGAATAAGCAGCGGGCCGCTAATCGTGCCGCCTGGATAATAGAAACGCCCCAGTGGTTTTTGCGCTGCTAATGAAGTCGGGTCAGTAGCTTTGAGGTAGTTCCTAAACCGGTCATTCGCTGACAAGGCATCGTGGCGGTTATAGGTGTAAACCGAGCCGTGATATTCGCTGCCGCCCGATTTGGTCGTCGCGATAATGCCAACGCCGCTCGCGCCTGAATCGGCGGAATAGTTGCTGGTCTTGATCGAAACTTCCTGGACGAAGTCGTTGTTCAGGCTGACGATCGAACCGCAGTTGCAACCGATGTCAATCACGCGCGAACCGTCAACACTGACGTTGTTATTCGTGCCGCGCTGTCCATTGACGTTATAAGCCGAAGCATCGCCGAAGCTGACGACAGCGTAACTGGACGAGTCCGGCGCGACGACGCCGGGCAGGATGCGCAACAGTTCGAGACTGCTGCGGCTAAGAATCGAAAGGTTTTCGATTTGCTTGGCGGTGATGGTGTTCGACTTTTCACCCGTGTCGGTTTTGATTTCTTCGGTCGTACCCGAAACGGTTACGGTTTCAGTCGTCTGACCGACTTCGAGCGCGATGTCGAGCGCACGAATGTCGCTAGGGCTTAACGATACGCCGGTTTGCGTCAACGCCTTGAATCCGCCCGCTTCCACCTTGACGGTGTAAAGGCCGGGTTCAACTGCGCTGAAAGTGTAAGCACCATCGCTGCTGCTGCTGGTTTCGCGTTCGGCCTGGGTGCGCTCGCTGATGAGCGTGACCTTGGCTTTCGACACCACTGCGCCGCGCGGGTCTTTCACTGTACCGCGTAAAGTCGCGCTGGTCGTTTGCGCTGTTGCCGACGCAGCCATTGCGGCCACCGCTAACAACAACGCAAGCCAAGCCTTGATATTCCACTGGGGTCTTTTCTGCATGTTAGTAGGTTATCCTCCAAAAGTTAATGTAAGCAGATGGGCATAAATTGTGCGGTAACCAAAAAAACTTACTGCCTAGTGGCTTTTGCCAAAATAGCCGTCAATAGGCGTGCTACAAGCCACGCCGAACGCCCCTCCTTGTAAGGAGGTCTTAACGCAGCCTTCAGTGATGAACTGATATCGTTCTGGTATCGTTCGCGATCAAATCCCAGCAAAGCTTTTGGAATGTATGTCGGTTGCTTATAATGTGTAAGGTGAAATCAACCAAAAATACGTAGGTGGAGTCAACCAAAAGTATTATATGGTTCCACCCAATAGCGTCAATTGACTTACTGCTAGCTAACGGTTAAGCGTCTCGCCTAACCGTGCCTAACATGCAGGACTTAGGCAAAGATTTGCCACAGAGGCACGGAGACACAGAGGAGGACCGCGATCTCCGGCAGAGCTGTAGCAAAGCTCTGTGTCTCTGTGGCTATCGCACGCGCGTTTTGCGTAAGTCCTGACATGATTACAGACTGGTTAGCTGGCGCATTAAGGGGTGCGAGCGTCAGTTCGCATGGTCTGACCCGTTTTTTAGTCTTCATCGAGGTAGTTTTATGGTTGCCAAATCAAGTACGGTATCGTCCTCCATCCCTACTGTGTCCGAGACAGAAGTCCGAGAAGTGTTGGCGCGCATTCTGCAGAGCAAGCATTTTTCCCATGCACCGAAGAAGCAGAAGTTTCTGCTGCTGATCTGCGACTATTACGTGTTGGGGCGAGCGGGTGAGTTGAATGAGTACCTCATCGGCCGGGAAGTCTTTGATCGAACAGAGAGCTACAATCCTGCCGCCGACCCGATTGTGCGTGTTGGTGCGCATGACATACGGAAAAAACTCGACCTTTATTACCAAGAAGACGGGATCAGCGATGCCGTGCGGTTGATCGTCCCCATCGGCAGTTATGAACCCGCATTCGTGCGAAATTTTCCCCAGCCCGTCGCGCAAACAGTTGTGGTGGAGTCGTTAGACAGTTCGCCAACTGACTCAGCCTCCAAAATAACGCAGCTAGCAGAAGCCGCAGAGTCGCCGAAGACGGAGCCTGCCTTATCGAATGTCACACCGGAGGGCAGTTCACCACGCCGGTGGAGCCTGTCACTTGCTGTGCTGAGTACTCTCTCAGTTGTGGTGATTGCTGGACTGTTGTGGGTGAATTGGAAGTTGCAACAACAACTCGAAAAAGCGGCCCATTTTCAGCAAGCGCAAAGCAATGGCGGTCTGGTCTGGGTGCCGTTTCTAAAAAATGGCACCACTCCGACGTTGCTCATCCTGAGCAACCCTTCGGTTTACCGCTCCGCGCACGCAGC
This window contains:
- a CDS encoding tetratricopeptide repeat protein, translating into MFVTLALSMLLGFAPAQDRETVRQSEAYFDRGVAAQQQGELETARQAYEAALKLIPRRMDALSNLGVVYAKLGRYDEAIKHYQAALLLEPSEQAVRYNLGIAYFETQEIDAAQKEFAQVAAAQPENWQARQLLGLCYFQRDKLAEASRELAAVYQAQPDNIAVAYVLGTAYLQSERLAEGRALIDKVFQYLPAAEGHLILGAFNAATRNHAAALEEFKQAVKHNPKLPTLHTQLGVSYLVTGNRDLAMQEFRSELANNARDFTANIRLGWLLREDGNLDEAEPLLKRALELHPDDIAALFQLAQLQQARGRTAEAVSLLERAVALKSDFRQAYVLLARLYLKQKRTADANRLRAIIDKLTDEEQQRQPSADKLTNAPVKEKPQR
- a CDS encoding TonB-dependent receptor produces the protein MQKRPQWNIKAWLALLLAVAAMAASATAQTTSATLRGTVKDPRGAVVSKAKVTLISERTQAERETSSSSDGAYTFSAVEPGLYTVKVEAGGFKALTQTGVSLSPSDIRALDIALEVGQTTETVTVSGTTEEIKTDTGEKSNTITAKQIENLSILSRSSLELLRILPGVVAPDSSSYAVVSFGDASAYNVNGQRGTNNNVSVDGSRVIDIGCNCGSIVSLNNDFVQEVSIKTSNYSADSGASGVGIIATTKSGGSEYHGSVYTYNRHDALSANDRFRNYLKATDPTSLAAQKPLGRFYYPGGTISGPLLIPKINKDRNKLFFFVGFEYQKQDFSAQPKLSNVPTAAQRTGNFGANSGVKIPGGYANAGQVAPGGNLAPYINPIGKVLLNLYPLPNLNSASNNYVAVPISFQNRKDLKMKFDYRVSDKTNLYVRITREREFADGPYGIWWGPSTFELPTHNLSTNLGRSAAVGMTRIINPTMTNEIVFSGSKLKLDNNYVDPEKVSLKTLGIENIRLPFDNTRFGRQSQYAPLSLISWAQGQLWSPGTNPIFAYNDSFSLNDNLSKVKGTHTMKFGALIEQGNKRQNFQGDPDSQGQLEFNNWNPNGTGNDWGDLLVGQLTGVSHGTQPPIGNYRFYNYEFFAQDSWKLRPNFTLEFGLRAAHMTVNKERKGFDVLFSPQAYKPGAGYYVNGDPFSPNGLLSAARGQIPKGAIDAQPVLWGPRLNFAWDVKKNQRLVVRGGAGVFYNRVQGNFQYDPSLRSAPNGNVGASIGLFDTIPGTTKNFNDLGGLTISNMGIVNVDGKLIPVDPLKLAKGGGQIISPNLESNRIPQTYTTSLSIATRLPLSAVLETSYVGTFGRHLPSRRQINFVPVGALLKGTVPGDKPVEITTLRNPGCDPGAVDANGVVTRRGNCEIVTSTVSSNLANPLNRAALDAAAINKFRPFSDLGNVRYNEYNATSNYHSLQVTLSRQTGKNLQFFGTYTFSKVLGLTTGEFADLDPIDARGRSYGVLNFDRTHVFNLSYNYNIPNLSPVNNAFAKGVLNGWQLSGITTFASGTPLRLRFTGDITGDGLAIASFGTNAFPNDGNGAGSIAPIYTANPARSGDKVGDKVFDLASITIPGFGQSGSLVPPFYHRTPATANWDVSFFKNFKISEKKNLQFRTGFFNIFNQAYPKRISTSNNNDSDIYLTLETKCTRTPTVPVLVLPNGTVVNDYKDTIPNGVGGTVSGICDPTKPFTFTDATKNNFGKILTKRGQRVVELALKFTF